The segment GATCCATTTATCAACCCTTTTCGTTCTCGAGTCACCCCTGACCGCGACTAGTAGGTACACTTTTCTCCAAAACCCCGAAGTCACGCGTGACTAGCAACGGGCTGTTCAAATCTTAGCTTTGAAATTGATAAAAGTTAGCAATGAAACGGTGCAACGTGTCCACAAAAAATACCGAATGCAACGAAACGGTTGCTAGAAACAAATCTTTTACTAGCGAAGCAAATCAACAAAAACGTTTGCAAATTGCAAACGAGTGCACCGAACGGATAACGTTGCTTAATAAAGTTTCTTATATTTGAGAAagaattaacactaggtttacggacactcgttgcgcatatttttattataattcgctacgttgacagttgcattaaaatgcagttttttcttttaattagaggatacatccatatcattacatcaattcaattcaacataaattgctaacaaataatatttatgagtcctataacgttaagtttggaatctgaatgcgtcaaattgacgcgtaccgtaaacctagtgttaataatGTTTTTTACTGGAAATTCCAATACTACTTTTTGGTCAACCTAATAATTCTGTTTTCAGAATAAACGACGACGTAAAAGAACTGTGTGACCGTGCATGCAACGTTGAACAGGAAAATGCACGATCTTGCCAAATACCTGGCGTCAAGAAAGCAGCCACGCTTTGGCGAGATTTTTCCCCAGGTTTGGCAGACATCCCAGTTTTCACCGGAATCGGACGCGCAAAACCAATATGAAAACGTAACGTCTTGGATTTCACCAAAGATAGTATAAACAAGTAACGCTGTTTAATACCCATACAGACGTATTCGAGGGATTTTTTCAAGTTGCTAATAACAGCGCCAATAATATAATTACAACTGAAGGTTTTGCACTATTTATGGAAGCGACTTGATTACACACTGacttgtaattattttttcgaatatttctctggTTGTATCTGGAAGATGAAACATGAAAACGTTAAGTATAATAAACGGTTGAGATTATGCGCTATGTATAGCGAAGCTTCGCGACTAATTACGACAAGACATTACGGGTCATCTCCTACGTTTCGCAGACGAAGTCGATAACGTGGTTATGTAATAACATAAAGAGCACAATTGAAATTATGTAACTAATTCTACAATACGAACCAACGGACTGAGAGAGTCGACTGTGCGCTTTGACCACATTTTCAACTATTGCAACCAGCATTGTTACGATGACCACATCCGGTGCACGGGGTTTAAGGAAATTATTATGTCACAACCGTTAAAACGGGATTCTACACCTTTGGATCGATCGAGGTCTGTTAAAAAATTGCCACAAAATTAACCTTGACctacaaaattatattaaagtagCAATAATTCTTAAATAAACTAagtatttatttacatttagagcgttttcaccgatttcaataatttttattcattttatcaTCCTGTCTCTGGGGATCTAATCATAAACAAAGTTTCAGagaatataaaaaatgttttacaTTGCAAAGGATTAAGCCCTTTCCATACGCCCTACACGCGATATTTTCAAGAAGTACGTTTACAAGCGGAAATATAGCTTTATTCGAGCGGAGGATCGTACAGATTGCATCACGAGGATCTATACACATGGATTCCGAGGGAGTAGATTATCTGTTTACGCAACGAAAGCGAGACATCTTTActcctttccattttcttgctaCCACGAGCTTTATAACCTTTCTCAGCAATTCAAATGAACATCCGTAGTTGCTCGATGGTGATACAACGCGTAATAGAAACAATTATGCCGATGCCGTTTGTTTTTTCCTGCTACATTTTCCCCCACTTGAAAGAGCAATGTCGCTTATCATCGCGTAGCTGCTACTTTTTGCAAAGCTAAGCTCATCCTATAAAACAATGGTTTCCAAACTTTTGCTGCCCCCCCCCCTTCCTTTCCTAGCTAAAAACGATAAAAATTTCTGTATCCCAAATGTATTcgcaaaaaaattgttattttaattAACACGCGATTGTACATTATCTTTTATTCTACAATCATCAATCAGATTACGTTTTGCCCAACTATCAGTTGATCAAATACCTTCCCTTGTTagtacttatttttataacctcGTCtcgacttgagaattaattttgttaGTTCCATAGCGAAAAGTCCTATACataggtgacgtggcagtcaaagtgttgaaCAACGTTTCTAAGACCCTCCAGTATGCTCAGCGACGCTCGTTGCGCACGTTGCTTAACAAGTACACGTGTACGGGGAATAGTATTGAAGTTTTCAATAGTACGGGTTACGTTTCACGTGCAACTGCACTCGTAACGCGATTAATAAAATCGATTCGAATTCACCTATAAGCATGCTAGTCACATTCGAAGTCACCTCTCGCGTGTGTGTTGTATTACATAAGATAACGTCGCTCGTGTTGGCTAATTTTAAGGCGACGCTTCTTTCCTTCCTGGAAAGAAGTGACTCTCCAATGTACAAAAAACCGTAATTTGATCCGGCCACGCGAGGACAGATACACGACAGTCGAATATTTCATGTTTTCCAGTGGCAACTGTAACAATAACAAAACGAcagaacagaaaaaaaaacataaaatattGCGCGATTTCTTCGTTATTTACAAGCATAAACGCACTTAAGGGTTGATATTACAATAACGTGAAAATTCTTCTTAGCTCCATGATATACAAAGTCTGATACTTCTCacaagaataaaaaataaataattatgatAAAACTGGAGTTTAGTGACTTTGCCCTAAATGTTATTCCTTTTATCTCTTTTCTCCAAAAGGCTATTTGTTATCTCGGTTTCAATAACTGTATTTTAACACGACCATCCCGCTGGTTTCTCATGAATGGAGTTATCTTTGTCATTTGATCAAATTATGGTTCCTATTTCGTAGCACTCTTTTCGTTATTCAATATTCTATGAATATTAGGATTCCTTTGTAGCGAACGGTTTCAAAAATCACTGTAaatcaacgtgttaatataatatataatatccaACATATGTATCTAATAATTACTTTattcaatatataaatatttttgtttaatttcatGAATCGTTACATACCAACTAGACAATCAATTATCGTTGACATTTGTCGACGAGTTATTAACCGCAATTAAAATTATGTGTGGTCGTTAATATCTCCACAAGCGTTCGCAGTGTTAAATATCTTATTGTCTCGACGATAATTCGATCACttgttaaaatttaaattaactttAAATCTTCAATTAACATTCATATCGATAAGAAACTTTCGGTCACGTGATCAAAGTGCCTCGGTAAATCTTTCATCTCTACATAGAGTAATTCCCATCTTTGTTTCTCTCAAGGCATATGTACGTAATTCAACGTTTCAGAGCATCGATTCGCGGACGAGAGAACCGTGTCTAACtttcaataaaaaaagaaataaatctcAAACAATCACAAAGTATTATTTTTTGTAGACATTCGAACCAAAGAACGAGGaaagaaaatatatttcgtCGCAGTCTCGAACTCAAATCGCGAAATTAGAAAGCTATCGTAATCACTGCATTATCGACTCGATCAAAGGAAGTGTACGGtatttaaaaatcattattCCACGAAACAATTTTATCATCGAGCATTTCGATAGTGTATCACTACAAGTTTTGTCGTTTTCTTTTCGATTCTCGGCTACGTGCAATACCATTCCAATTGATGAATGACGCTTCGtctctaaaataaaatttacgaaaGCGACAAGCATTTCTCGatactttgaatatttttatcgagCTGTTCCGATTCGTAACCTAACCCCGTGCTCACGAGGCCAGAAAGAAGATGGACACAGCCGAATGGTAGTGGGAGTAAAAGAGACAGAAAGACGCTTTGATTCGGACGGCCTTTGGCATTTCTCGCGTTCCAAAGTTAAAAACTTTCGGGAACCCGGTTCAGGGGAATCGTAACTCACTCACGCGCCGAGTCATTCACAGAAAATGTGTAAGGGAAATACTCACGGTCCGATGCTTCCAAAAGAGGAAGTAACTTAGTTTCACTCAATATATTATCGCAGGGAGGAGGGGGATCTGCTACCACAACGATTTCACGAAAACGACGCTGTTACGAACTGGTTCGCAGCGTAACCATGGTCATGCCGTGTACGCGAGAAATTTACGGTGGTTCGTTGCAGGGAGGAAAAAGGGAGGAGAGGCACGAGCCATCCCTCGGAACTGTCGGTGACGTCACCTTGACGAATACTCAGGACTTCCGACGTGACTGAGGTGAGTAGATAGTCGCGCGATGCGGTACGAGAACATCGAGGGACACGATCGATTTACTGCACGTTTACGTCGATCACGTTATACCGCGTACGAAACTGAAATAATGATCCGGTGCCACCGTGTGTATGATATGCTTCTCGAACTTGATGCATTAAGGTCGAGTTATTTACCTTTCTCCGGACACTTCCTTTCTCTTCCGTGGCCTACACCGCGCAAACACTTGTAACACCACGATATTATCACCACTCTGACGACTTTACTAACGCAACGTGCGTGCAAACAATATGGCGATTACAAGGTTGCCGATTTCCGCGTTGACAGTCATCGCTTCAGCGACTACCGTATTCTGCGCTAGCGCAGACGAAAATGCTATCTCGCTTGCCCAAGGTGGAACGACGGCTTACCAGTGCTGCCACCTTATCGTGACGTCCATTATTTCAACTACCAATGATGGCGTCGACGCGTTAATTTTTTCGATTTAAATTTCGTTCATCGATCTATCGAAGTAACCAACGTTCCATAACCTTCTGAACACCAAATACTTTATTTTCGAATTCAATTAATTACAATTCGTAGAAATTTTAAGTTCGGTCTTAACATTAGCTTTAAAACTGAAATTTACTACGTTTTATGCTTACCATTTCACGAATTCTCATCTATCTCGAAGAAAAATGGTTACCGCATAGTGAATGaaaacatgtatgaaaaaataatttagttTTGTTTGTGTTACTCAAGCTTCTCGAAACTCCTGGTTATATTGTTTTTCTACGTATTCAATAGCAATTGACTAAACACGAGCAACATACTCTTGAATACCATACTGTTCTACAAATCTAATAAACTGTTTAAATATACTCCATTTTCCTTGGTGTCCAGCCAGTGCTGCCACTGTATCGTGACAACTATTATGTAAACTACCAATGACCGCGCCAACACTAAGAAAATCTTTTCGACTTAAATTTCGTTAATCGATCTATCGAAATGTCTACTTTCGCAGAAATATTAAGTTTCGTCTCAGCGTTCATTTTATAATCAAATGTTCTTACATTTTATACTTATCATTCCATGAGTTCTCATTTATCCTGAGGAAAGTTGGCTATCGCATCGTAAATGTAAACGTGCATGAAAAaggtaatttatatttaattcgtGCTATTCAAGCTTCTCAAGATTCCTTGTTACATTGTTTTTCTACGTATTCAACAGCCATTTGCTGAACACGAGCGACATTTTCTCCAGTACCATGCTGCTCTTCGAAACTAATGAACTTTTTGAATATACTCTTCATTTTCCTTGGCGGCAACGTTTGAACAACTGCTCGCTCCAGTACTTTCCTGTAAGTAAAATATAGTCTTATATTAATATTGTAAATACTCTATTACGTTAGAAGAAGAAAAATCGTTGACAAAATATTAACCTCGCAATATCAATGTCGTTAGATTTGATTAACGAATCTACGTAGCACGACCATATATCCACGCGCTTAGGATACGAACATAGAATTTGCTCGAATAGGGTTTGCGCTCTTTCTTTATCTCCAAACTTGTTCTCCAAAATTGCAAACTTCGCCATCAAGTTTACATCTGCATAAAACAATTTATGTTAGTATTATCAtatctttttattttttcttagtgtatttatttttaatatatacgTACGCTCAGATGCTGGCAAAGATTGCAATGCTCTCTGCATAATATGTCTAGATTTATCTTTTAAACCCATTTTTAACAATGCTGTGCCACATTCGATCCATACTTCAGGATTCTGCTTGAACTTTCCCACCATAGTAGTAACTATTTTTTCCAATTCGATCTGTCTACCAGCCTCAATATGTACCGTTAACATGTGAGTGTAAACTTTCAAAGAATCGTTGGTTCTTACTGCTTCTTGAAATACATCATTCAAAGATTCTGGAGTTCCGAATTTCGACTCTAAATTCAACCATGCGTTCCACACGTTTAGCCTCTCGTTTTCTTCTCTGAAATTAATAGTTTTAGTGGCTCTTCTTGCAACTGCTCTTGCTTTGTCAATTTCCGTTGCCTGCAAATGATAAGCCATATACTGTAACCAAATTATGGAACTATCCGGGCTTGCCAAAACCAATCTATCGAATTGATCGACCGAATTTGGCAATTGATTGCTAGCCAATGCTTCTTCTCTTTGGCGAATTTCACGTTCCTTTTGCCTCTCTTGCTCCCGACGTTCAGCAGcacttaatttcttttttttctgctttggttgttCCATCTCATCCTCGCTTTCACTAGACGACTCTTTATTTTGAAGCAGATCTAAATTGGGTTTGTCGTCCCAGAAAAATCCACACTCTGGTATTCCAGACTTTTCCTCTTTGATATTATCATCTATACTTTTCATATCGATTTCAGTCGACTGTATGTCCTCTTCTTGTTTAACCGTATCGATGTTCATTTCTTCTTCCCATATTCCCGTCTCAACATTCTCTATTTTTACCTTTTTAGTAGGTATCTCTCCATTCTCCTTAAGTGTCTTCTTTCTCTTTAATATGTTACTTGGTTTTGTCACTGGGTTATACTTTGCTTCAAAAGCAGATTTCACCATACAGATAGGCATAATATTCGATTCATTAGAATTCAACATAATATAACACCGTATTTTCGAATGAACAACATACGGTGATAAATCCGGTTCTACATCGTTCGTATGACGTCGAACCGGCATTGCTGCCAAACAACCTTTACCGTGGCctttcaaaacaattaaaacaaaCCAGTTggtcaccattaaaatttttcctcgtATTACTTTTCCTTTGGGAACCTTTAATTGCTTCTTCTGCTTCTTACTTATACTTTTCATTACCAAAGGTAACATGGTCATTTCGACGACTTCGTgtatataatttttccacataATTGTTCCAGTAATTGTATCCCCAACTTTAAAACTCCCAGAATAATGGTTCTTGTTCACTATACCCAACAAGTTATTTTGCAATTGAACTACAAGCCCATCGGATGTAATTTTCTCAATTGTCCCGGTAACATTTTGTCCTAATGTAACCGCCGAGATTGGTCTGTTTTTGTAAAAGGAATTTTCCGCTAGTTCTGCTAATTTATTAAAGTACAAGCTCAGAGTGTCAATCGCTGCCGTCATCCTACTTTTAGCATCAGGCAGTCCATCGTAAATTTCTTTTAGCGCGAGCGTTAAGCCTAGTTGCTTCTCTTTTTCGTTAATGGAggtaatttttgcaaataaaatttgatttataTGCAACAGATTAAAATGACTGACGTTACTGTAGGAAATATATCCGAATGGCGTACAGTCTGTAATAGGTATAATAACTCTCAAGCCGTTTGGCTCAATGTCTCTAACCGAACAAGGTATGCAATTGCCTACTTTTAGTTGGTTGAAATTTCTATACTCTTCTTCGGGCAAAAACGTTCTGGTAAGAATCAAACTAGGTACTGTAGCAAACACCAAAGCAACGAGAGTATCTCCAGGTATGCATTTTGATGCTAGTAAAACAGCAGTTTCCATACAAAGCGACATGTGTCCAGCTGGTAGAAATCCTGTGCTAACGGCTCGTCCATCGTTTTTACTGATTCTCAAGTACACGCCTTGAGTAGAGGATTCTGTAATAGTTCCTTCTACACGTTCCCCGATGACAAATACATTTTCTTCTACTTTTATCTCCTTAGTACCTATACCTAGTATTATTTTCCCTAATTTTTCATTAACTGATTCGATCCTTACCAAAACTGTTTGGCCGATGGAATAGTTCCAATTAACAGCCAATGAATCTTTATCTGACATAGTACGTGGAATCCAGCCTTTGACATCGCCAAAAAATTTTACCAATAACCCGTTCttttttatttgaataacaGTACCATGATGCATCGATCCGCATTTTGCTTGACGTATGTCACTTAAAACAGGCAAATCGCTTGTCAGTAGTGACTGCTTTAAAGTAAAATATACTTTATTTCGTGTACCGTTAATATCTAAAACTTTTGCTTCAACTTCTTTATcaacttttaatttttttagagcgctTACACCCGCATCGGAAACATGTTCTGCTGTAACATGTCCGGTAATCTTCCCAGCTCGTACATTTAAGAAACCATTTTCCGTGTTGATACTTGTAATTCTTACATTTACTTTATCACCCGGTTTGAAATCAGAAAGCGAGAAATATCTCTGTTCCATTAACGAACACTGCATTGTACAGATATAAATAGCGTCCATCCAACAATACCGTAATACCCTACATTTATGTTTGGTACCGGGTACGAATTTTTCGataattttatcaaaattaacATCTGTTCTTTTTAAGGGAACAAACCCTCGTATTTTATTCTTAGTTAATTGCAACACAACTCCGCCAGATTCTCTAAATAAAGCAGTAGCTCCTTCTATAATATCTCCTGGTTCAACGGTATTATCTTTAGGCTTATCTATTATTAAACTGAAATATCCAAATTTCACTGTCGGTAAAATATACAGCAATGTACCAGTAACTACCATTCCCTTTGAATATTTGGATAAAGGATCATTCAAGTAAAGTTGATTTATGTAGCCTACATTGTTTTCGCCGAATGAAATGTGCAAACCATTGGAAAGAACTTTTTTTACAGACAGTTGAAATTTCGTTCCTGGCATTAAGTTGTCCAATGATTTGATTTCAGTATCATGTACTGTTGCAACTAATCTTTCTTTCGTAGATAATTTAATAGTCCATGTATTCTCACTTGTCTTAATTTCCTTTGCATGGCATAAGAGCTGTTTACCTGGAGCTAAATAATGTTTACGCATTAATAACTAATTTAAATCAATATTTGCAAACTTCTAAACTTTACTTACATAAGCACTTATTATTGTTGTCTTTGGTGGATATGAATGCTCTTACATTTGCTAACCCTGTATCTACAACATAACCATGATCCTCTACACTACTAATAGTACACACTATTTTTGAGCCACTTTCCAAGCAACTAATGTTCAAATTTTGATTTATCAATCGAGGTTCAAGGGATAATACAATTTGCCACTTTTCTTGTGACTGTATGCTCTTTACATAACATACAACATAATCCCCGCAAGAATAAAGTTCAGGCAATGATTTAAATTCATTTGGTTGATCGTTTACagattcaattaaattttgtaaaaaatttgtgTATGATTCGCTAATATCTGTAACTTGAACTTGACCCACTATACCACCAGGTAAAGATATAAGCATATCATATTCTGTTACTTTGAAAACACATCCCAATACTACTAATCCTTCGCAAATGGTTGTGTATGACAATCGTTCTGCAGTGTTAGCAACAAAGTTAGCTTCACTCTCATTGTTTGCTATTGTCTTCTTCTTCTCGCGGTTCTTCTTATTTACTTTCCCACGTTTTTTAAATAGCTGTTGGAACAAAAATATTGcatcactgaaataatcaatgaaTATGATAGTTATTTTAACGAATAATATATTTACCGTATCTGAAGATTTTTCTTCATGCTTTTTTCCACCCCTTGGGAAATTTTTCAACGTCATCTACAAAAATATGCGTTATTAGCATAATGTAAGTTCGTTAAGtttattaaacaaaaaaatacaGTTATCAAAAATACCGGCCGTTTATCGCACACGACGtggtattatattttttagaagaattataatatatttaatcacGTTTTTAGTCTACACGTAATTTACCTTGAACTTTTTGTAAAAAGATTATCTATCCGTGGAAAACGTATCGCATTCACACATGGTCGTCTCACCATCAGATTTGCTATATTAGGTTATGTTACTACCAACGAGCACCATATGTATTTCGTTATCCACATACATATACACATACAACCATTTACGATATTTACATTAATTCTTTAACTACTTTAAATCTCAACTCGTTATGATTTAATTTTTGGTAAGCAATTAAACAGCACTTTCTTTTATaaaattgcattttattttatattctacaCTTTTACATACACAAATTCTTACAGTATTTGTATACTCTTGTGCATCAGTGTTGggcaaaattaaattacaatatgaTTAACAATTTCAATTGAAATGGATAATTGTAAATCAGACTGATCtaatttttgatcaataaaAAGAATCATTGGTCGTCAATTGTCAATTGCCACAGACTAACAACTAAATTATTAATCACATGACAAATTAATCAATTAATGTTAAACTCTGTTACACATTAGAGTTTAGTTTCCATACTCTTAAAATCATAACACTTACGTTTAATCAGAGACTTGAAGGCCTATTGGCATAAACTTTTGTGATGCAAGGGGAGGTATCAAACCTGCTATTACATATCTATCTTCGTTACTCAGAAGGTTGTAAATACCACATGCTGTTCGTACAGGATGTATTTCAACTCTGATATCATGCTCAGTAAACATGCTCTTTATGTCTAAAATTTTACTATATTTGTATTGAGTTTCAAGCCCTATGACTATCACGTCTGGTTTTGGATCGAGAACAAGAAATAGTGACAATGTTTCCTTATTTATATTCTCTCCATTCTTGACATTCCAAGACAGAATAGCTTTTGGAAAAAGTGCAACCGGACCTATTATCGCTGTTGCAATATTAAACTTAAATCCAATCTACAAGAATAACTTAGTCAGTGGCACATGTTTCTGTTATAGTATTTACAcaagtttaataaaaaataatcataTACCGGTGAGCATATGGTTATTAAATTATTAGGCCGGGTTCGTAAGCCAAGACCATTGGCTATTTTATTAAGATCCTTAGATATTTGTTTACTTGAATAGGAGTAACGGAATTgccttaaaataattaaataataatt is part of the Colletes latitarsis isolate SP2378_abdomen chromosome 10, iyColLati1, whole genome shotgun sequence genome and harbors:
- the Rrp5 gene encoding ribosomal RNA Processing 5 translates to MTLKNFPRGGKKHEEKSSDTLFKKRGKVNKKNREKKKTIANNESEANFVANTAERLSYTTICEGLVVLGCVFKVTEYDMLISLPGGIVGQVQVTDISESYTNFLQNLIESVNDQPNEFKSLPELYSCGDYVVCYVKSIQSQEKWQIVLSLEPRLINQNLNISCLESGSKIVCTISSVEDHGYVVDTGLANVRAFISTKDNNNKCLSPGKQLLCHAKEIKTSENTWTIKLSTKERLVATVHDTEIKSLDNLMPGTKFQLSVKKVLSNGLHISFGENNVGYINQLYLNDPLSKYSKGMVVTGTLLYILPTVKFGYFSLIIDKPKDNTVEPGDIIEGATALFRESGGVVLQLTKNKIRGFVPLKRTDVNFDKIIEKFVPGTKHKCRVLRYCWMDAIYICTMQCSLMEQRYFSLSDFKPGDKVNVRITSINTENGFLNVRAGKITGHVTAEHVSDAGVSALKKLKVDKEVEAKVLDINGTRNKVYFTLKQSLLTSDLPVLSDIRQAKCGSMHHGTVIQIKKNGLLVKFFGDVKGWIPRTMSDKDSLAVNWNYSIGQTVLVRIESVNEKLGKIILGIGTKEIKVEENVFVIGERVEGTITESSTQGVYLRISKNDGRAVSTGFLPAGHMSLCMETAVLLASKCIPGDTLVALVFATVPSLILTRTFLPEEEYRNFNQLKVGNCIPCSVRDIEPNGLRVIIPITDCTPFGYISYSNVSHFNLLHINQILFAKITSINEKEKQLGLTLALKEIYDGLPDAKSRMTAAIDTLSLYFNKLAELAENSFYKNRPISAVTLGQNVTGTIEKITSDGLVVQLQNNLLGIVNKNHYSGSFKVGDTITGTIMWKNYIHEVVEMTMLPLVMKSISKKQKKQLKVPKGKVIRGKILMVTNWFVLIVLKGHGKGCLAAMPVRRHTNDVEPDLSPYVVHSKIRCYIMLNSNESNIMPICMVKSAFEAKYNPVTKPSNILKRKKTLKENGEIPTKKVKIENVETGIWEEEMNIDTVKQEEDIQSTEIDMKSIDDNIKEEKSGIPECGFFWDDKPNLDLLQNKESSSESEDEMEQPKQKKKKLSAAERREQERQKEREIRQREEALASNQLPNSVDQFDRLVLASPDSSIIWLQYMAYHLQATEIDKARAVARRATKTINFREENERLNVWNAWLNLESKFGTPESLNDVFQEAVRTNDSLKVYTHMLTVHIEAGRQIELEKIVTTMVGKFKQNPEVWIECGTALLKMGLKDKSRHIMQRALQSLPASEHVNLMAKFAILENKFGDKERAQTLFEQILCSYPKRVDIWSCYVDSLIKSNDIDIARKVLERAVVQTLPPRKMKSIFKKFISFEEQHGTGENVARVQQMAVEYVEKQCNKES
- the LOC143346996 gene encoding NADH dehydrogenase [ubiquinone] 1 alpha subcomplex assembly factor 3; its protein translation is MVLNRNLFVTKQLLQNVRQFRYSYSSKQISKDLNKIANGLGLRTRPNNLITICSPIGFKFNIATAIIGPVALFPKAILSWNVKNGENINKETLSLFLVLDPKPDVIVIGLETQYKYSKILDIKSMFTEHDIRVEIHPVRTACGIYNLLSNEDRYVIAGLIPPLASQKFMPIGLQVSD